GAACCTCGACAATCGCTCACTCCACATCAACTTCGAGATCGCGCTGCTCGTACATGGCAGAGACTTCGCTAAAAAGTGCGAAGAAATGTTGGAAGATGACTTTAAGAACTCAGTAGAGCTCACTGAAGAACGCTTCCTCAGAGAGTCGCAAGCATTTGTCCTGGCGACTCGTTTTGCACGGCTCTTCTCGCCTCTTCTGTAAACGAGCCGACTTCACGAGCATACTCGTAAGGAATGACGGAAGTTATCGACTTTTCTGATGAAATTCGCTATGACTGAACACCGTCAGAGAACGATACAAGAGGAGGAAGAGTGATGTCTTTTGAACTACCAAAACTCGATTACGCCTACGACGCGCTAGAGCCAGCAATTGATGCCCGCACGATGGAGATTCACCATACGAAGCACCACCAAGCTTACACCACAAAGTTAAATGAAGGACTCGCAGGCACCTCTTTTGAAAATAAGCCTATTGAAGAAGTCTTAAAGAACCTCTCAGAGCTCCCAGAAGCAAAGCGTCAGGGCATCCGAAACAATGGAGGAGGCTTTTACAACCACTCACTCTTTTGGCGTATCCTTGCTCCAGAATCAGAGATGACCGCTGCAGGCCCTCAGGGAGAACTCGCGGAGGGGATTAAGAGTGCATGCGGAAGCATTGATGACTTCAAGACCACCTTCGAAGCGAAGGGAGCAGGGCAGTTCGGCTCTGGTTGGGCATGGCTCGTACTCAGTAGCGATGGAGCACTGAAGGTAACTTCAACACCAAATCAAGATAACCCATTGATGGCAACCGTTGCTCCCGAGGAGCAGGGAACACCAATTCTTGGAGTGGATGTATGGGAACATGCCTACTACCTCCATTACCAGAATCGACGACCTGATTACCTCAAGGCATTCTGGAGCGTCGTGAACTGGGATCGAGTCTCAGAAAACCTTGATAGAGCGAAGAAAGGCGAGTCAATTCTCTGTTAAATGGGCACACTCGTTCTCAACCAATAAATCCGCCCTCCCTTTCTGCTCCCATCTGATTGAAGGGGATGGCGGAGTGTATATTTTCCACCAAGGTATCAGCCATGATTCTTCCAACGCCAACACAGCTTCTTCTCTTCTCGCTCTTACCGACTGTCATGATTGCTGCGTTTCTCATTATCACTCGAGTATCTCGACGCTCACATGAAGAAAGCTTAAGAGAGTGTGCTGGATACAGGGCTCGTATGGAGGAAAAGGAGAATCAAATTCTGAATCTCACTCAGGAGAACGAGGCCCAATCGAATGAAATGAAAGTCCTTCGCTCCCATCTCACTGAGAGCCAAACAGCTCGTGGACTTCTCGAGGAGCGAATTACATCGCAGGGAAGAGAAATCGCCGAGATACAAGAAAAATTTCAGCTTCAGTTTGAAAATTTAGCAAATAAGATTTTTGAGGAGAAGGTTAAGTCTTTTAAGACGCAGTCAAGCGAGAGTCTTCAACACCTACTAAGTCCCCTCAGTGAAAACTTGAAAGACTTTAAGAAGGTGATGACCGAGTCATTCAGTGAAGAACAACGTGAACGGTACTCGCTAAAGAACGAGATCGATCGGATTTGTACTCTCAATGAAAAAATGACGATTGAGACAGAGAGCCTTACTCTTGCACTGAAAGGAGACTCAAAAACGCAAGGAACCTGGGGAGAGGTTGTTCTTGAAAGAATCCTCGAAGAGTCAGGGCTGAGGAAGGGAGACGAGTACTCAGTACAAGGTGGCGGCATGAAACTGAAGAATCCCGAGAATGGACAAAGCGCGCGACCCGACGTCATTATCCACTTACCGCTCAGTAAGCACATTATAATTGATTCAAAGGTTTCTCTTGAGCCATACCGCCGCTTGATAGAGATTGACGAACGGCAGGACGAAAAGGCACATGCAGCTGCCCTAAAGGGCTTTCTGACATCTATTCGGAATCATGTAAACGGGCTCTCTGAGCGCCGATATCATGATATCGAAGGGCTCCAATCGCCAGATTTTGTACTCATGTTTATGCCCGTGGAGGCTGCTTATGCCACAGCAATACAAGCGGACAGAGACCTTCACTCCTACTCGTGGACCATGGAATCTCTTTGCTACTCTACAAACCATCAGTTCACTGTGGAGAATCCAACGTCAAAGTGCCAACGCGGATGAAATTGCTCGCCGTGGCGGAGCGCTCATTGATAAGTTCACGGGATTTCTAAGCGATATAACAAAGATTGGAAGTCAAATTGAAGGCCTCCAGAATACATACGCAGCGGCTCGCAACAAACTTTCAGACGGGCAAGGGAACCTTGTTCGACAAGCGGAGTTATTAATTGAACTCGGCGCGAAGAACTCAAAAGAAATTCCTGCTGATTTCACCAAAAGTGAAGCCACTATAGAAGACTCAATCAGAGAGGCATAAAAACCGATTGTATTTTTTTATTGGTAGGTATTGTGCTTTTTGGTTATTGCGATGAAAGTGAAAAACGAACATCAAGGAGCGCATCGTGAGCAGACAAGAAGAAGTGACCAATCCAAAGCTGGCAGGGAAAGAGTGTTGCCAGAAGAATCCATGCTGCACAATTGGCATAGCAAGTTTACTTATCGCAATCGGCCTTTCCCTCGCTGGCTATTTTGTCAGTCAGACCATTTATAACTCTAAAGTAGCCGTGAATACCTCCAGAGTAAGGGGGCTTGCGGAGAAGCTTGTGAAAGCTGATGAGGCAGAGTGGAATATAAAAATAAAGAAGTCTGATAGCACAGGACGACCAGTTACTGATATGTATAAAGAGGCGGAAGCTCAACAACAAGAAGTAATCCGAGTTCTCAGAGAGGGTGGATTTTCTGATGAAGAGATTGAACCCTCGGTGCTGGAGCTCACGACGAATGAGTATCGAGACAAGGCCCAGAAGCTCGTAGAGCGCGAGAATATCGTATATGGTTACGTTACAGTCAGAACAGGACAGGTTGAAAAGGTAATGCCTGTTCGAAAAGAGGTGAGCCAACTGATTGCCAAAGGCATTAGCATCGTAAATGGAGATCCCAACTACCGCTTCACAAAGCTCAACGATATCAAGCCCGAAATGCTAGAGGTTGCGACGAAAAATGCTCGAATAGCTGCAAATGAGTTCGCAAAAAATGCAGGGGTAAAGGTGGGAACGATCAGAAACGCCAGTCAGGGGAACTTCTCTATCACAGACTCAAACTCAGACTATGACTACGGACGCTCTCCAGACAAAAAGGTCAGAGTTGTTACTTCAATTGAGTTCTATCTCATAGAGGATTAGCAGTAAGGGAGCAGTTCTCCAATGGAGTTTCATTTATGACGAGCGAACTTTCAGACCCTGTGCTCCT
Above is a genomic segment from bacterium containing:
- a CDS encoding superoxide dismutase, yielding MSFELPKLDYAYDALEPAIDARTMEIHHTKHHQAYTTKLNEGLAGTSFENKPIEEVLKNLSELPEAKRQGIRNNGGGFYNHSLFWRILAPESEMTAAGPQGELAEGIKSACGSIDDFKTTFEAKGAGQFGSGWAWLVLSSDGALKVTSTPNQDNPLMATVAPEEQGTPILGVDVWEHAYYLHYQNRRPDYLKAFWSVVNWDRVSENLDRAKKGESILC
- a CDS encoding DNA recombination protein RmuC; translation: MAECIFSTKVSAMILPTPTQLLLFSLLPTVMIAAFLIITRVSRRSHEESLRECAGYRARMEEKENQILNLTQENEAQSNEMKVLRSHLTESQTARGLLEERITSQGREIAEIQEKFQLQFENLANKIFEEKVKSFKTQSSESLQHLLSPLSENLKDFKKVMTESFSEEQRERYSLKNEIDRICTLNEKMTIETESLTLALKGDSKTQGTWGEVVLERILEESGLRKGDEYSVQGGGMKLKNPENGQSARPDVIIHLPLSKHIIIDSKVSLEPYRRLIEIDERQDEKAHAAALKGFLTSIRNHVNGLSERRYHDIEGLQSPDFVLMFMPVEAAYATAIQADRDLHSYSWTMESLCYSTNHQFTVENPTSKCQRG
- the rmuC gene encoding DNA recombination protein RmuC, which gives rise to MISKGSNRQILYSCLCPWRLLMPQQYKRTETFTPTRGPWNLFATLQTISSLWRIQRQSANADEIARRGGALIDKFTGFLSDITKIGSQIEGLQNTYAAARNKLSDGQGNLVRQAELLIELGAKNSKEIPADFTKSEATIEDSIREA
- a CDS encoding SIMPL domain-containing protein, producing MGIASLLIAIGLSLAGYFVSQTIYNSKVAVNTSRVRGLAEKLVKADEAEWNIKIKKSDSTGRPVTDMYKEAEAQQQEVIRVLREGGFSDEEIEPSVLELTTNEYRDKAQKLVERENIVYGYVTVRTGQVEKVMPVRKEVSQLIAKGISIVNGDPNYRFTKLNDIKPEMLEVATKNARIAANEFAKNAGVKVGTIRNASQGNFSITDSNSDYDYGRSPDKKVRVVTSIEFYLIED